The Sphingomonas alpina genome has a segment encoding these proteins:
- a CDS encoding sialate O-acetylesterase codes for MPAISPTVYTGPYTANGTQTQFSFNFSIVGATDIAVEVDDVAISSLLYTVEFNATGGTISFATPPAAGAQVMLLSAPDYLQTSEFENEGAYNLDTVNKINRRASVKALVTEDKASRALKVPRGEEGLEVPLSDVVSIVAVGNNLIAGNDISTVAAHAASIAIVAPHVEEIAAIAPRLPSIATVATDIIGPNTVGDVAGVAAQVAQIAPHAMAISAVAPHVAGIDVAAANIAAIIAAPAAATEATMQAAIAVAAAATVNASITPIIYGRGAPDIVTGGPDGATYIDTSSGRQYGPKKAGLWPSRYIQQANIGTGFESATVVFTIGQSNGDGYSTNYSVTTPLDAGYGYEYYYNNGGFGAVLPLGPNRLGRIFGGPQSAFAQTWAAGGGGTVIFVDCAIGGSSMVSAYKTTLTGTSDICALSGGTWDLSDPANLYDNYIRSHMQLALREIARLGFTVAKKVVYHSQGEQDALGNCSQAAHEAALRHLASRVKSDFPDMWWLTESLGTNQSGSNAVASARIRASQVAVASDDQFSSWMKIGSTLAQTFSGLGYFSDSLHYDQAGYNLLGAEMAMNGLPFTRSSGMYSAPDGKKYADLLSHLPPVNNWYRIALTTIASGAFNISVFNDPTTPYAATWYDTSGINRVDGAQSLAWAFPNNNSKEVFLYVHNSTGATLMINAFTANARISAVSVIDDGFPLSGLNINGTNETVSGIVVTDADLYRLSGAKMRTIGLGPFANFTAATLSNTLLAKLSGLTGLSIARSPAIAANLDLTLTPNLIMYNHAASGLSVAQVNARLVALDTNGKSGGSINIAQYLVGVYASSPPSGAGVTAKANLQGKGWSVSTD; via the coding sequence GTGCCAGCAATCAGCCCGACCGTGTACACCGGACCCTATACGGCGAACGGAACACAGACCCAATTCAGCTTCAATTTCTCGATCGTCGGTGCAACCGATATCGCGGTCGAGGTCGACGACGTCGCCATCTCGTCGCTGCTCTATACCGTGGAATTCAACGCCACCGGCGGCACGATAAGCTTCGCCACGCCCCCCGCCGCCGGCGCACAGGTGATGCTCCTGTCTGCACCCGACTATCTCCAGACCAGCGAGTTCGAGAATGAGGGCGCGTATAATCTCGATACGGTCAACAAGATCAATCGTAGGGCATCGGTCAAGGCACTGGTTACCGAGGATAAGGCGAGCCGGGCGTTGAAGGTGCCGCGGGGCGAGGAGGGGCTTGAAGTCCCTCTATCGGACGTGGTGTCGATTGTTGCTGTGGGCAATAACCTAATTGCGGGCAACGATATCTCCACCGTTGCCGCGCATGCCGCTTCAATCGCTATTGTCGCCCCTCATGTTGAAGAGATAGCCGCAATAGCGCCCCGCTTACCCTCAATCGCAACGGTCGCCACAGATATCATAGGTCCAAATACCGTAGGTGATGTAGCGGGTGTAGCAGCTCAAGTTGCGCAGATTGCGCCGCATGCAATGGCAATCTCGGCAGTGGCACCTCATGTAGCAGGAATCGACGTGGCTGCTGCTAACATTGCTGCGATCATTGCAGCACCCGCGGCTGCAACGGAAGCTACTATGCAAGCCGCAATAGCAGTGGCGGCCGCCGCTACCGTCAATGCTTCGATTACGCCGATCATTTACGGTCGAGGGGCTCCTGATATCGTGACAGGAGGCCCAGACGGAGCAACTTATATCGATACGAGCTCTGGCCGACAGTATGGGCCGAAAAAAGCGGGGTTATGGCCCTCGCGGTATATCCAGCAAGCAAATATAGGTACAGGATTCGAGTCGGCTACCGTGGTGTTTACAATCGGTCAATCAAATGGTGATGGATACTCAACGAACTATTCAGTAACTACGCCACTTGATGCAGGTTATGGTTACGAATATTATTATAATAACGGCGGTTTTGGTGCCGTGCTGCCACTCGGCCCCAACCGTCTCGGTCGTATTTTCGGTGGTCCGCAATCAGCATTCGCTCAAACCTGGGCTGCAGGCGGCGGCGGTACGGTAATATTTGTGGATTGCGCGATCGGTGGTTCATCGATGGTGTCTGCATATAAAACGACCCTGACAGGAACATCCGATATTTGTGCTCTGTCGGGAGGTACTTGGGATTTATCAGACCCAGCAAATCTATACGACAATTATATCCGCTCTCACATGCAATTGGCATTGCGAGAAATCGCCCGTCTTGGTTTCACCGTCGCAAAGAAGGTCGTGTATCACTCACAGGGTGAGCAGGATGCGTTGGGTAACTGTTCCCAGGCTGCGCATGAGGCAGCGCTGCGGCATCTCGCTTCGCGAGTGAAATCAGACTTTCCCGATATGTGGTGGCTGACGGAAAGTCTCGGTACCAATCAATCGGGCAGCAACGCGGTCGCATCTGCAAGAATCAGGGCGTCGCAGGTAGCGGTTGCTAGCGATGATCAATTCTCAAGTTGGATGAAAATTGGTTCAACATTAGCGCAAACCTTCTCAGGTTTGGGATATTTCAGTGACTCATTGCATTATGATCAGGCTGGATACAATCTACTCGGTGCAGAAATGGCAATGAATGGCCTGCCGTTCACTCGCTCTAGCGGCATGTATTCTGCTCCAGACGGTAAAAAATATGCCGACTTACTATCTCATTTGCCTCCGGTTAATAATTGGTATCGCATAGCATTGACTACAATTGCTAGCGGAGCGTTCAATATTAGCGTTTTTAACGATCCAACGACGCCATATGCGGCGACATGGTACGACACTAGTGGAATTAATCGAGTAGATGGGGCGCAGTCTCTGGCGTGGGCTTTCCCCAACAACAATTCGAAAGAGGTTTTTCTCTATGTCCACAACTCAACAGGGGCGACGCTGATGATTAACGCCTTTACAGCTAATGCTAGGATTTCGGCGGTCTCGGTGATCGACGACGGATTTCCCCTAAGCGGCCTGAACATCAATGGCACCAATGAGACTGTTAGCGGCATAGTTGTCACGGACGCCGACCTATACCGGCTCTCGGGTGCCAAGATGCGAACAATTGGTCTTGGTCCCTTTGCGAACTTCACCGCAGCGACGTTGAGCAACACGCTATTGGCAAAGCTCAGTGGCCTGACGGGTCTATCTATCGCGCGCAGCCCCGCAATTGCTGCAAATCTTGACCTGACGCTTACTCCGAATCTCATAATGTATAATCACGCGGCTTCGGGCTTGAGCGTCGCGCAAGTGAATGCCCGTTTAGTCGCGCTAGATACGAATGGGAAGAGTGGTGGCTCAATCAATATCGCGCAATATCTGGTCGGAGTTTACGCTAGCTCGCCCCCGAGCGGCGCCGGAGTAACTGCAAAGGCAAACCTTCAAGGCAAGGGTTGGTCGGTCAGCACAGATTAG
- a CDS encoding DUF4157 domain-containing protein encodes MPTVPIEQNRVGLAGVTDEKLRPGDYGGSGLQAAGAGMETLGRALGGVAGDQLIRAEQRQRDRAAAEDAALKQSYNAYDARARALLRDGGAAFYAQAGQVAVDAADGISATLRQIPDEIGKTLQPHIRALFDHVIGQRVGQDIAGVQDHADAEKRVWQEQQAEQLMAASARNALDHIGTPLFADHVATGLKAIDDRAAVQRWDPTVKLAAEQHYVSGIHKRAIDGLTVGDAIMAESYYHRHSAEMTPQDRSAIEDSLRGPLLERQGAAVIDGYGNLVDGAHDGLASPYAPRTVDLPAIYGHIEQQDLPDAVKRSARTDAGARATRNERRIEQEQHAARDAAFVQVDDLGDAFISVSQLSPEVLRGLDIETLDALKRQVGVNATPGRIEPHGETAHELAILAATDRQAFAKRDLRLDRARMTPDEYAAMSHVQQGWRSDPPAIGALMHQRVWEAARRSDPTGDEQNLLLPDQDGAAPGMATHAAADQVVDRIFQRDFGIPTAQSRPTQLAAKSLLSKGVITTQDVEEATWVMHQAMANGAYDHADQAFLNTLNDRVAIRSGYKARAAPERSLQQSEIGLIQRALPVGLDLKSVRIVRGSGGSAIAAVAFSRGHPAITIGNTVYLDSGEYSPDLAASAKGIRTLIHELNHVRQYQRYGMLPVFGRIGRESAVYGEDGAYNYFAHTGKNYESATLEAQSQIAGDYAVFMELGVLPVYMPNGKPYQVTAQQLKAHAKGSGIYGN; translated from the coding sequence ATGCCAACAGTCCCAATCGAGCAGAACCGCGTCGGCCTTGCCGGCGTTACCGATGAAAAACTTCGCCCCGGCGACTATGGCGGCAGCGGCCTGCAGGCGGCCGGTGCCGGTATGGAGACGCTGGGCAGGGCGCTGGGCGGTGTCGCCGGCGACCAGCTGATCCGCGCGGAACAGCGCCAACGCGATCGCGCCGCGGCGGAGGATGCGGCGCTCAAGCAGAGCTACAACGCCTATGATGCAAGGGCGCGTGCCTTGCTGCGCGATGGCGGCGCGGCATTCTATGCGCAGGCGGGGCAGGTTGCGGTGGATGCCGCCGATGGGATCAGCGCGACACTTCGCCAGATTCCCGATGAAATCGGCAAGACGCTGCAGCCACATATTCGCGCGCTGTTCGATCACGTGATCGGGCAGCGTGTCGGCCAGGATATTGCCGGGGTTCAGGACCACGCCGATGCGGAAAAACGTGTCTGGCAGGAACAGCAGGCCGAACAGTTGATGGCGGCCAGTGCGCGCAATGCGCTCGACCATATCGGTACGCCGCTGTTCGCCGATCATGTCGCGACGGGTCTGAAGGCGATCGATGATCGCGCGGCGGTTCAGCGATGGGATCCGACGGTCAAGCTGGCGGCCGAACAGCATTATGTCTCCGGCATCCACAAACGGGCGATCGACGGACTGACCGTCGGCGATGCGATCATGGCTGAGAGCTATTACCATCGCCATAGCGCGGAGATGACGCCACAGGATCGCTCAGCGATCGAGGACAGCCTGCGCGGACCGTTGCTGGAACGGCAGGGAGCCGCGGTGATCGATGGCTATGGGAATCTGGTTGACGGCGCGCATGACGGGCTGGCTTCGCCCTATGCGCCGCGCACCGTCGATCTGCCCGCGATCTACGGCCATATCGAACAACAGGATCTGCCCGATGCGGTGAAGCGTTCGGCGCGGACGGATGCCGGCGCGCGCGCGACGCGGAACGAGCGCCGGATCGAACAGGAACAGCATGCCGCGCGCGATGCGGCGTTCGTACAGGTCGACGATCTGGGCGATGCGTTCATTTCGGTATCGCAGCTGTCGCCGGAGGTGCTCCGCGGACTCGATATCGAGACACTTGATGCGCTGAAGCGCCAGGTCGGGGTGAATGCCACGCCCGGGCGCATCGAGCCGCATGGCGAGACAGCACATGAACTGGCCATTCTCGCGGCGACGGATCGACAGGCATTCGCCAAACGCGACTTGCGGCTCGACCGCGCTCGGATGACGCCGGACGAATATGCCGCGATGAGCCATGTGCAGCAGGGTTGGCGCAGTGATCCGCCCGCCATCGGCGCATTGATGCATCAGCGGGTTTGGGAAGCCGCCCGCCGCAGCGATCCGACCGGCGACGAGCAGAATCTGCTTCTCCCGGATCAGGACGGAGCCGCGCCGGGCATGGCGACGCATGCTGCGGCCGACCAGGTCGTCGATCGAATCTTCCAGCGCGATTTCGGCATCCCGACCGCACAGTCTCGCCCCACACAACTCGCCGCCAAATCGCTACTTTCCAAAGGCGTGATAACCACTCAGGACGTGGAGGAAGCGACATGGGTAATGCATCAGGCCATGGCGAACGGGGCTTATGACCATGCCGATCAGGCGTTCCTGAACACACTCAACGACAGAGTCGCGATCCGTTCGGGATACAAGGCGAGGGCGGCGCCGGAGCGCAGCTTGCAGCAAAGCGAGATCGGTCTGATCCAAAGGGCGCTGCCGGTTGGGCTGGATCTGAAATCTGTCCGCATTGTCCGGGGGAGCGGAGGGAGCGCCATCGCGGCCGTCGCGTTCAGCCGGGGCCATCCCGCGATCACGATCGGGAATACCGTCTACCTCGATTCCGGCGAATACTCACCCGATCTGGCGGCGAGCGCGAAGGGCATCAGGACATTGATTCATGAATTGAACCATGTCCGTCAGTACCAGCGATATGGCATGCTCCCCGTTTTTGGCCGTATCGGCCGCGAAAGCGCCGTTTACGGCGAAGACGGGGCGTATAATTATTTCGCACATACTGGAAAAAACTATGAGAGTGCCACTTTGGAGGCGCAGAGCCAGATTGCAGGAGATTATGCCGTGTTCATGGAGCTTGGCGTGCTGCCCGTGTACATGCCAAACGGAAAGCCATATCAGGTTACGGCCCAGCAACTGAAAGCCCACGCCAAAGGATCGGGAATCTATGGCAATTAA